One stretch of Streptomyces sp. MMBL 11-1 DNA includes these proteins:
- a CDS encoding cation:proton antiporter: MHDTTALLVELGAVILGLGLVGRIAGRIGLSPIPLYLLAGLAFGHGGLIPLKASEEFTMVGAEIGVILLLLLLGLEYSASELVTSLKTQYPSGAVDFVLNATPGAVAALVLGWGPAGAVALAGVTWISSSGVIAKVMTDLGRLGNRETPVILGVLVMEDLAMAVYLPLLTAMLAGVSLAGGSLALVIALGAVGLVLYLALRHGRLISRAVSSDNPEMLLLVVLGLTVLVAGVAQQLQVSAAVGAFLVGIALSGEVAEGARKLLTPLRDLFAAVFFVFFGLSTNPADIPPVLLPAALLAIVTTLTKIATGWYAARRAGIGSRGRWRAGGTLVARGEFSIVIAGLAVATEPRIGPVATAYVLILVIIGPLTARWTQPVVARIEARRGGGKGPGTGTVAGTDAGPGTDAGLAEKEPVAKSAPERRLLSHDDLTPEPAGETRE, translated from the coding sequence GTGCATGACACGACCGCGTTGTTGGTGGAGCTGGGAGCCGTCATCCTCGGGCTGGGGCTCGTGGGACGGATCGCCGGGCGGATAGGCCTCTCCCCGATCCCGCTCTACCTCCTCGCCGGGCTGGCGTTCGGACACGGAGGGCTGATTCCGCTCAAGGCCAGCGAAGAGTTCACCATGGTGGGCGCCGAGATCGGCGTCATCCTGCTGCTTCTCCTGCTGGGGCTCGAATACAGCGCGTCCGAGCTGGTCACCAGCCTCAAGACGCAGTACCCGTCCGGCGCCGTGGACTTCGTGCTCAACGCGACGCCCGGCGCCGTCGCCGCCCTGGTCCTCGGCTGGGGGCCGGCGGGCGCCGTCGCGCTCGCCGGTGTCACCTGGATCTCGTCATCCGGGGTGATCGCGAAGGTCATGACAGATCTCGGCCGCCTCGGCAACCGCGAGACCCCGGTCATCCTCGGCGTCCTCGTCATGGAGGACCTGGCGATGGCGGTGTACCTGCCGCTGCTCACCGCCATGCTCGCCGGGGTCAGCCTGGCCGGCGGCAGCCTCGCGCTGGTGATCGCGCTCGGGGCCGTCGGACTCGTCCTCTACCTGGCGCTCCGCCACGGCCGCCTGATCAGCCGCGCGGTCTCCTCCGACAACCCGGAGATGCTGCTGCTGGTCGTCCTCGGCCTCACCGTCCTGGTCGCCGGTGTCGCCCAGCAGCTCCAGGTGTCCGCGGCCGTCGGCGCGTTCCTCGTCGGCATCGCGCTCTCCGGCGAGGTCGCCGAGGGTGCCCGGAAGCTGCTCACCCCGCTGCGGGACCTGTTCGCCGCCGTGTTCTTCGTCTTCTTCGGGCTCTCCACGAACCCGGCCGACATACCGCCAGTGCTGCTGCCCGCGGCCCTGCTGGCCATCGTCACCACCCTCACCAAGATCGCCACCGGCTGGTACGCCGCCCGGCGCGCCGGCATCGGCTCGCGCGGCCGCTGGCGGGCGGGCGGCACCCTCGTGGCACGCGGCGAGTTCTCCATCGTCATCGCCGGTCTGGCCGTGGCCACCGAGCCCCGTATCGGCCCCGTCGCCACCGCGTACGTCCTGATCCTCGTCATCATCGGCCCGCTCACCGCCCGGTGGACGCAGCCCGTCGTGGCGAGGATCGAAGCCCGCCGCGGCGGCGGCAAGGGCCCGGGCACGGGCACGGTCGCGGGCACGGACGCGGGCCCGGGCACGGACGCGGGCCTCGCGGAGAAGGAACCCGTCGCGAAGTCCGCTCCCGAGCGCCGGCTGCTGTCGCACGACGACCTCACCCCCGAACCGGCGGGCGAGACGCGCGAGTAG
- a CDS encoding PucR family transcriptional regulator, protein MAELTIPEEMLGDYAHILGEVALTGRRLTRDELEARRALGRAAADAGHQLRALVTMHLAQTREAWPRAAAGNSPAATDAVLAAVEQAVDAFAEGFERAQRLTVRREEAARREFIDDLLYGRSDLVRLAERATRFGLRLSRAHAVAVASGPEAYTETDVVPRSVEAALLARFGGRKILLTTKDGRIVCIAPGSQPDVLRYFAKQAHAATDGGQVAVGRPHKGPGGVVHSYDEALQALDLADRMGMDDPVLYASDLMVYPVLTRDQQAMADLVRSALGPLQKARGGAEPLLNTLAVYFDAGCVAAETARRLALSVRALTYRLERIHQLTGSDPSDPVHRYSLQTAVIGARLLDWPAKEL, encoded by the coding sequence GTGGCCGAGCTGACGATTCCCGAGGAAATGCTGGGCGATTATGCCCACATCCTGGGCGAAGTCGCCCTCACTGGCCGACGTCTGACGCGTGACGAGCTGGAAGCGCGCCGTGCGTTGGGCCGTGCGGCGGCGGACGCGGGCCATCAGCTGCGCGCTCTGGTGACGATGCATCTGGCGCAGACCCGTGAGGCCTGGCCACGTGCGGCTGCCGGAAACTCCCCCGCCGCAACCGACGCGGTCCTGGCCGCCGTGGAGCAGGCGGTCGACGCGTTCGCCGAGGGGTTCGAGCGTGCCCAGCGGCTCACCGTGCGGCGGGAGGAGGCGGCGCGCCGGGAGTTCATCGACGACCTGCTCTACGGGCGCAGCGATCTGGTGCGGCTCGCGGAGCGGGCGACCCGCTTCGGCCTGCGGCTCTCCCGGGCGCACGCGGTGGCGGTGGCGTCGGGCCCGGAGGCGTACACGGAGACGGACGTGGTGCCGCGCAGTGTGGAGGCGGCGCTGCTGGCGCGGTTCGGCGGCCGCAAGATCCTGCTGACGACGAAGGACGGCCGGATCGTCTGCATCGCGCCGGGCAGCCAGCCGGACGTCCTGCGCTACTTCGCCAAGCAGGCGCACGCGGCGACGGACGGCGGCCAGGTCGCGGTCGGCCGCCCGCACAAGGGTCCCGGCGGGGTGGTCCACTCGTACGACGAGGCGCTCCAGGCGCTCGACCTGGCGGACCGGATGGGGATGGACGACCCCGTCCTGTACGCCTCGGACCTCATGGTCTACCCGGTGCTGACCCGGGACCAGCAGGCGATGGCCGATCTGGTGCGCAGTGCGCTGGGGCCGCTCCAGAAGGCGAGGGGCGGCGCGGAACCGCTGCTGAACACGCTGGCGGTCTACTTCGACGCGGGCTGTGTCGCCGCCGAGACCGCGCGCCGGCTGGCGCTGAGCGTACGGGCGCTGACGTACCGCCTGGAGCGCATCCACCAGTTGACCGGCTCGGACCCTTCGGACCCGGTGCACCGCTACAGCCTGCAGACGGCGGTCATCGGGGCCCGGCTGCTGGACTGGCCGGCCAAGGAGCTGTGA
- a CDS encoding flavoprotein, whose product MSDQSGRQARKPFLYVVVCAAGVARDVDRLFAAARDAGWEVGVIATPQGLGFLDVAAVEARTGYPVRSAWRSPGDPRPLPDPDAIAVAPATFNTINKWAAGISDTLALGILCEAYGLGVPTAVLPAVNSALAAHPAYVESLRRLRGMGVLVSTRTPHTPTSGDTAPFPWEDALELLAPVLPART is encoded by the coding sequence GTGAGCGATCAGTCCGGCCGCCAGGCCCGTAAACCGTTCCTGTACGTCGTCGTCTGCGCGGCCGGGGTCGCCCGTGACGTCGACCGGCTGTTCGCCGCCGCGCGGGACGCCGGGTGGGAGGTGGGCGTCATCGCCACCCCGCAAGGGCTCGGGTTCCTCGACGTGGCGGCCGTCGAGGCGCGGACCGGATACCCGGTCCGCTCCGCCTGGCGCTCCCCCGGAGACCCCCGCCCGCTGCCGGACCCGGATGCCATCGCCGTCGCGCCCGCCACGTTCAACACCATCAACAAGTGGGCGGCCGGGATCTCGGACACCCTGGCCCTCGGCATCCTCTGCGAGGCGTACGGGCTCGGCGTCCCCACCGCCGTCCTCCCGGCCGTGAACTCCGCCCTCGCCGCGCACCCGGCGTACGTCGAGAGCCTGCGGCGGCTGCGCGGCATGGGCGTCCTCGTCAGCACCCGCACACCGCACACGCCCACGTCCGGTGACACGGCACCCTTCCCGTGGGAGGACGCCCTGGAGCTGCTCGCGCCCGTGCTCCCCGCGCGGACCTGA
- a CDS encoding cation:proton antiporter regulatory subunit, protein MGTRRTSLPGVGAQYDFTTETGQHISVVVHHDGRRFIGFYQQDDPDACQLSVPLTTSEATALAHLIDAAPIDAVRTKGIDLVTEHIPLGARSPYGGRLLGETRARTRTGASIVAVLRTHSAHPSPEPDFRLAIGDTLVAVGTREGVDALSEIIAEG, encoded by the coding sequence ATGGGAACCCGCCGCACGTCACTGCCCGGAGTGGGAGCTCAGTACGACTTCACCACCGAGACGGGCCAGCACATCTCGGTCGTCGTCCACCACGACGGTCGCCGGTTCATCGGGTTCTACCAACAGGACGACCCTGATGCGTGCCAACTCTCCGTCCCCCTGACGACGTCCGAGGCCACCGCGCTCGCGCACCTCATCGACGCCGCGCCCATCGACGCCGTACGGACCAAGGGCATCGACCTCGTCACCGAGCACATCCCGCTCGGGGCCCGCTCCCCGTACGGCGGGCGGCTGCTCGGGGAGACGCGGGCACGGACACGGACCGGGGCGTCCATCGTGGCGGTGCTGCGCACCCACAGCGCGCACCCGTCCCCGGAACCGGATTTTCGACTGGCCATCGGGGACACACTCGTCGCCGTCGGTACGCGTGAGGGCGTCGACGCGCTCTCCGAGATCATTGCGGAGGGCTGA
- a CDS encoding tellurite resistance TerB family protein — protein sequence MALWDRIKESASSMQTQLEAKKHELKSGSFRDASMAMCALVAAADGSIDPSERQRVATLISTNDVLRNFPADDLQRRFNAYVDQLTTDFAFGKVSVVQEIAKAKKKPAEARAVIQIGIVIGGADGDFDASEQAVVREACFALDLPPHEFDL from the coding sequence ATGGCTCTGTGGGATCGCATCAAGGAATCCGCGTCGTCGATGCAGACGCAGCTGGAGGCGAAGAAGCACGAGCTGAAGTCGGGGTCGTTCCGGGACGCGAGCATGGCCATGTGCGCTCTCGTCGCCGCCGCCGACGGTTCCATCGACCCGTCGGAACGCCAGCGCGTCGCGACGCTCATCTCGACCAACGACGTCCTGCGGAACTTCCCCGCGGACGACCTTCAGCGCCGCTTCAACGCCTACGTCGACCAGCTCACCACCGACTTCGCGTTCGGCAAGGTCAGCGTGGTCCAGGAGATCGCCAAGGCGAAGAAGAAGCCGGCCGAGGCCCGTGCCGTCATCCAGATCGGCATCGTCATCGGCGGCGCCGACGGCGACTTCGACGCATCCGAGCAGGCCGTCGTGCGGGAGGCGTGCTTCGCGCTCGACCTGCCGCCGCACGAGTTCGACCTGTAG